From the Candidatus Nanoarchaeia archaeon genome, one window contains:
- a CDS encoding HEPN domain-containing protein, with amino-acid sequence MARIDILKKKIDAYLRKEQLLKDQEYTKLEKPFLGKARKNYTVANLMFKISGQEELKKVLTLASDFETYDWVIIVSYYSMYVSALAALARLGFKSKSHAATIAVLERHYVHQQKNLEAKHIQQLTKAYVLSEELINKLIQTKTRRETAQYDATPAISGENAASSLEDAEEFITRIEEILS; translated from the coding sequence ATGGCAAGAATAGACATTTTGAAGAAGAAAATTGATGCTTACCTACGCAAGGAACAGCTGCTCAAAGATCAGGAATACACAAAACTTGAAAAACCCTTCCTGGGAAAAGCAAGAAAAAATTATACGGTTGCGAATTTAATGTTTAAGATTTCCGGACAGGAGGAGTTAAAGAAAGTTCTTACCCTTGCCTCTGATTTTGAAACGTACGATTGGGTGATTATTGTCTCATATTATTCAATGTATGTATCTGCGCTGGCGGCGTTGGCGCGACTTGGATTTAAGTCCAAAAGCCATGCTGCTACTATCGCGGTCTTGGAACGCCACTACGTTCATCAACAGAAGAATCTGGAAGCTAAGCATATCCAGCAATTGACGAAAGCATATGTGTTGAGTGAGGAGTTGATCAATAAACTTATCCAAACCAAAACACGAAGAGAAACTGCGCAATATGATGCAACTCCTGCGATTTCAGGGGAAAATGCGGCCAGCAGCCTGGAGGATGCGGAAGAGTTTATTACCAGAATTGAGGAAATATTAAGCTGA
- a CDS encoding nucleotidyltransferase domain-containing protein, translated as MRRETALKIIGRLRKELGRGLTILELSKKLKIGYRPAYNHITELEKEKAIIVKTVGRAKQSFLNLDSPRCRYFLQEVDLTKKEALYKANPKLKAVLEGLISRITAAFTAEIHSIVLFGSYAKGTATKISDADLLFMVSDIKNKTAREAIERECASYQYSYNLKIGPLIADLEEFKKMLKSKEMNVGKEARDYGIPLYGSEQFWRLVAWQE; from the coding sequence ATGAGAAGAGAAACTGCTTTGAAAATAATCGGAAGGCTGAGAAAAGAACTTGGCAGAGGGCTTACTATCCTAGAACTCTCTAAGAAGCTAAAGATAGGATATCGCCCGGCGTATAACCATATCACTGAGTTAGAGAAAGAAAAAGCCATTATTGTAAAAACGGTTGGCAGGGCAAAACAGTCTTTCCTCAATCTTGACAGCCCTCGATGCCGTTATTTTCTCCAAGAAGTGGATTTAACAAAAAAAGAGGCATTGTATAAAGCCAATCCTAAATTAAAAGCTGTTCTCGAAGGCCTGATTTCCAGAATAACTGCAGCATTTACTGCTGAGATCCATTCTATTGTCCTGTTTGGAAGCTATGCAAAAGGTACGGCTACAAAAATCTCAGATGCCGACCTCTTGTTTATGGTAAGCGATATCAAAAATAAGACGGCGCGAGAGGCAATAGAGCGAGAATGCGCAAGTTATCAGTATTCTTATAATCTAAAGATAGGCCCCCTCATAGCTGACCTAGAAGAATTTAAAAAAATGCTCAAATCTAAGGAGATGAATGTTGGAAAAGAAGCCAGAGACTACGGAATCCCGCTGTACGGCTCAGAACAGTTTTGGAGGTTAGTTGCATGGCAAGAATAG